Proteins from one Chroococcidiopsis sp. CCMEE 29 genomic window:
- a CDS encoding RsmB/NOP family class I SAM-dependent RNA methyltransferase — MEKPSNLLIKLSRRLFNDPSEQEKFIEALIYPKPFLPCILWCQEKPAGLSFSVEPSLSWQPSFVERLSLGEKPGQHSLHESGYYYCLDFSSIFAASTLLTIPLSVQLVFDMCAAPGGKSIFAWKALQPELLMSNEVIGKRTGMLISNLKRCHISPCVALSKDSSILAQLIPNSSNVVIVDAPCTGQSLLAKGGKAPGCFHPTAINKSANRQKRIIANSAQLVAPQGYLAYMTCTYSPEENEQVCEWFLEKFPQFEPLVIPHLATYQSHLASIPCYRMWPQAGLGAGAFTILFKNTEEGPVNQIDTNVFSDQGFTRIL, encoded by the coding sequence ATGGAAAAGCCTTCAAATTTATTAATTAAACTCAGTCGGCGTTTGTTTAACGACCCCTCTGAACAAGAGAAATTCATTGAGGCATTAATTTATCCCAAACCGTTTCTACCTTGCATTCTTTGGTGTCAGGAAAAACCAGCTGGTTTATCATTTTCTGTTGAGCCATCTCTCTCTTGGCAACCATCTTTTGTAGAGCGTTTATCTTTAGGAGAAAAACCGGGTCAACATTCCCTGCATGAAAGTGGTTATTACTACTGCCTAGACTTTTCCTCTATTTTTGCAGCTTCCACTCTATTAACGATACCGTTGTCAGTGCAGTTAGTTTTTGATATGTGCGCTGCACCAGGAGGAAAGAGTATTTTTGCCTGGAAAGCTTTGCAGCCAGAATTATTGATGAGTAACGAAGTTATTGGTAAACGGACTGGAATGCTAATCTCTAACTTGAAACGTTGCCATATCAGCCCATGTGTGGCGCTAAGTAAGGATTCAAGTATTCTGGCACAGTTGATACCTAACTCCAGTAATGTAGTGATTGTAGATGCACCTTGTACAGGTCAATCGTTACTAGCTAAAGGTGGTAAAGCGCCTGGATGTTTTCATCCAACTGCTATTAATAAAAGTGCTAATCGTCAAAAAAGGATAATTGCTAACTCAGCTCAGCTAGTTGCACCCCAAGGCTATTTAGCCTATATGACTTGTACTTATTCCCCTGAAGAGAACGAGCAAGTATGTGAATGGTTTTTAGAAAAGTTTCCTCAGTTTGAGCCATTGGTAATTCCTCATTTAGCAACTTATCAATCGCACCTAGCTAGTATTCCTTGTTATCGGATGTGGCCTCAAGCAGGTCTGGGTGCTGGTGCTTTCACAATTTTATTTAAGAATACTGAGGAGGGACCGGTAAATCAGATAGATACAAATGTGTTCTCCGATCAAGGGTTTACTCGGATTTTATGA
- a CDS encoding NAD(P)H-dependent glycerol-3-phosphate dehydrogenase: protein MQNPKLVTIIGAGAWGSTLATLAAANGCSVRLWSRHYSQSLKAMLEGADIVLSAVSIKGVRAVITEIQSLPVSSETIFVTATKGLDPATTLTPSQIWQKAFPDRSVVVLSGPNLSKEIQQGMPAATVVASTAAVAAKVVQAVFSSSRFRVYTNSDPLGVELGGTLKNVIAIAAGVCDGLQLGANAKAALVTRGLTEIIRIGNCWGAKTETFYGLSGLGDLLATCNSPLSRNYQVGYQLALGKTLPEILAQLEGTAEGVNTTQVLIQRANQQKISMPITVEVYRLLQGEITPRQALEALMLRDIKQESN from the coding sequence ATCCAAAATCCAAAATTAGTCACGATTATTGGTGCTGGTGCTTGGGGTAGCACTTTAGCAACCCTGGCAGCAGCGAATGGTTGTAGTGTAAGGTTGTGGTCTCGCCATTATTCTCAAAGCCTAAAAGCGATGTTAGAGGGCGCTGACATCGTTTTATCTGCCGTCTCTATTAAAGGTGTGAGAGCGGTAATAACAGAAATACAGTCTTTACCCGTCTCCTCAGAAACAATTTTTGTCACGGCTACTAAAGGCTTAGATCCAGCCACAACTTTAACTCCCTCTCAAATTTGGCAAAAAGCATTTCCTGACCGTTCAGTCGTTGTCCTATCCGGTCCCAATTTGTCTAAAGAAATTCAACAGGGAATGCCAGCTGCAACCGTTGTTGCTAGCACTGCTGCAGTAGCAGCTAAGGTGGTGCAAGCGGTGTTTTCTTCTAGCCGGTTTCGAGTTTATACCAATTCTGACCCACTGGGGGTAGAGCTGGGTGGAACGCTGAAGAATGTAATTGCGATCGCTGCTGGTGTATGTGATGGATTGCAGCTGGGAGCCAACGCCAAAGCTGCTCTAGTAACCCGTGGACTGACAGAAATAATTCGGATCGGCAACTGCTGGGGTGCTAAGACGGAAACTTTTTATGGTTTATCTGGATTAGGCGATTTGCTAGCAACCTGCAACAGTCCTTTGAGCCGTAATTATCAAGTTGGCTATCAGCTGGCTCTGGGTAAAACCTTGCCAGAAATTCTTGCCCAGTTAGAAGGAACTGCTGAGGGAGTTAACACGACCCAGGTTTTGATCCAGCGAGCTAACCAGCAAAAAATTTCTATGCCCATTACAGTTGAAGTCTATCGCTTACTTCAAGGTGAAATCACACCCAGACAAGCTCTAGAAGCGCTAATGCTGCGAGATATTAAGCAAGAGTCCAACTAG
- a CDS encoding class I SAM-dependent methyltransferase, giving the protein MTNPVQPSERKQEVTLGFNLASTGYDKPALRFLPTCAERLVELAKLQSGQKVLDIATGTGTAAIMIANHVGSTGKVVGIDLAPDMLEQAQQKVAAAGLKNIELRQEDAEQLSFNDNSFDAVLCASGIFFLPDMLAGLRDWQRVTRAGGLVAFSSFNQTAFKPMSTRFRTQIENYGALFPSASGRLDTPEKCFNLMQEIGFEEIEIQTEQLGYYLSSVDEWWELVWNAGFRIPLSQIPAEKLEQFKAEHLAAIETLMTAQGIWLDVETIFVMGKKPLDEH; this is encoded by the coding sequence ATGACTAATCCAGTTCAGCCTAGTGAACGTAAACAGGAAGTTACACTCGGCTTCAATTTAGCTTCAACGGGTTACGACAAACCAGCTTTGCGCTTTCTTCCAACTTGTGCCGAGCGGTTAGTAGAATTGGCAAAGTTGCAAAGTGGACAGAAGGTTCTAGATATTGCTACGGGAACGGGAACAGCAGCGATCATGATCGCCAACCACGTTGGTTCTACGGGTAAGGTAGTTGGGATAGATCTTGCCCCAGATATGCTAGAGCAAGCACAGCAAAAAGTTGCGGCAGCAGGTCTGAAGAATATAGAGCTACGGCAGGAAGATGCGGAACAACTAAGCTTCAATGACAATAGCTTTGATGCTGTGCTTTGTGCATCAGGTATTTTCTTTCTGCCAGATATGCTAGCTGGACTGCGAGACTGGCAGCGCGTCACCCGAGCAGGTGGATTGGTGGCATTTTCCAGTTTTAATCAGACTGCCTTTAAGCCAATGTCTACCCGATTTAGGACGCAAATCGAAAATTATGGTGCGTTGTTTCCCTCAGCCAGTGGACGGCTTGACACGCCAGAAAAGTGTTTCAATTTGATGCAAGAGATAGGCTTTGAGGAAATCGAAATACAGACCGAGCAGCTAGGCTACTATCTAAGCAGTGTAGACGAGTGGTGGGAACTAGTCTGGAATGCTGGCTTTCGGATTCCGCTGTCGCAAATTCCAGCGGAGAAGTTAGAGCAGTTCAAGGCAGAACACTTGGCAGCAATCGAGACACTAATGACGGCTCAAGGGATTTGGCTGGATGTTGAGACTATTTTTGTCATGGGAAAGAAACCACTAGATGAACATTAA
- a CDS encoding DMT family transporter: MRRYQGNRGVDPEMLGLGYGFLGVLGFSLTLPATRAAVTDLDPAIVGLGRAVVAALLAVIVLWATHQPLPNRKHWGSLLIVAAGVILGFPLLSAWAMQQLPAAHGAVVLGLMPLATAIAATFRAGERPSLSFWIASIAGSTTVILFAVISGAGQIQGADVALLGAGVAAAVAYAEGGRLARFLGGWQVICWALVLAAPLLILLVAIALWQHGLVASPTAWLGFGYVSIVSQFLAFFAWYQGLAMGGVARVGQIQLLQPFLTIFASALLLGEAIAPITIGAAAVVVTTVALGKKAAIQRRLL, encoded by the coding sequence GTGAGACGATATCAAGGGAATCGCGGTGTTGATCCCGAAATGTTAGGTCTAGGGTATGGCTTTTTGGGTGTACTCGGCTTCAGCCTAACTTTGCCAGCAACTCGCGCCGCAGTCACTGACCTCGACCCGGCTATTGTAGGGTTAGGGCGTGCAGTAGTAGCTGCTCTCTTAGCAGTGATAGTTTTGTGGGCAACTCATCAGCCATTACCGAATCGCAAACACTGGGGTAGTTTACTAATTGTTGCCGCTGGGGTAATTCTGGGATTTCCGTTGCTGTCTGCTTGGGCAATGCAGCAACTGCCAGCAGCACATGGGGCGGTGGTTTTAGGACTAATGCCTCTAGCAACTGCGATCGCAGCTACTTTTCGGGCAGGGGAACGCCCTTCCCTTAGTTTTTGGATTGCTAGTATCGCTGGTAGCACTACAGTGATCCTGTTTGCAGTCATTTCTGGGGCTGGGCAAATACAGGGTGCAGATGTTGCTCTACTTGGTGCAGGAGTCGCAGCTGCTGTTGCTTATGCCGAGGGCGGACGTTTAGCCCGATTTCTGGGAGGGTGGCAGGTAATCTGTTGGGCGTTGGTACTGGCGGCTCCGCTTTTAATCTTGCTTGTGGCGATCGCACTTTGGCAGCACGGATTGGTCGCTTCCCCTACTGCCTGGTTGGGCTTTGGCTACGTCAGCATTGTCAGTCAGTTTCTAGCGTTTTTTGCTTGGTATCAAGGCTTAGCAATGGGAGGTGTGGCGCGGGTTGGTCAAATCCAACTTTTGCAACCCTTTTTAACGATTTTCGCCTCTGCGCTACTACTGGGTGAGGCGATCGCGCCGATTACGATTGGGGCTGCTGCTGTGGTGGTTACTACAGTCGCATTGGGAAAAAAGGCAGCTATCCAACGCCGCTTATTGTAA
- a CDS encoding PLP-dependent aminotransferase family protein has translation MKIPLDRQSPYPLYLQIRDYLSRLIQSGSLPPAARLPSIRTLSESVQVNKLTVIEAYGVLEADGLIHARQGAGYFVNSTANSTLKLHSTFAPAQNVIISEGGGSFFEQYAASLQAQQQGKIIDFSSGFPRASDLDSFQRIAKRAVARSAEALFRYDFPQGQLALQQQIVQMLVQQGLEVSTEELIITNGSEQALSLAIRYHVQPGDWVIVETPTYHGALAILENLGAKVIGIPMTAEGMNLELLEQYLRSHRPKLIYTISTLHNPTGITTSQTHRQQLLSLAEHYECPILEDNAYEGLNFEPVPAPIKALDRHDWVTYISTFSKTLMPGLRVGYMVVTGQHYRPILEQKILQDLHVSTVSQAIVREFLTSGHYRRYLSRLRTSNLQSRNAMLQALERYFPQQVCWTVPKGGLFLWVHLPNGLPMQVICREALAQNILVASGAAFFPGQQGYPAMRLNFSHSLAEIERGILVLGRLLKQHLGLGISAQEPQLKREPITNIPFETVTSSDPVSNLIKV, from the coding sequence GTGAAGATTCCCTTAGATCGGCAGTCACCATACCCTCTCTACTTACAAATCCGCGACTACCTAAGTCGCCTAATTCAATCTGGAAGCCTTCCACCCGCAGCAAGGCTGCCTTCAATTCGGACTTTATCAGAGAGTGTCCAAGTTAATAAACTGACAGTGATTGAGGCATATGGAGTTTTGGAAGCAGACGGTCTTATCCATGCCCGTCAAGGAGCTGGATACTTTGTTAACAGTACAGCGAATTCTACGCTCAAGCTGCACTCCACCTTTGCTCCAGCCCAAAACGTGATTATTTCAGAAGGGGGAGGGTCTTTCTTTGAGCAATATGCGGCTTCCTTACAAGCACAACAGCAGGGGAAAATCATTGATTTTAGCTCTGGTTTTCCCCGTGCTTCGGACTTAGACAGTTTCCAGCGAATTGCTAAACGAGCAGTGGCTCGCTCTGCTGAAGCCTTATTCCGGTACGACTTTCCTCAGGGACAGCTAGCTCTACAGCAGCAAATTGTCCAAATGTTGGTGCAGCAAGGATTAGAAGTTTCAACCGAAGAACTGATTATTACCAACGGCTCTGAACAGGCTTTGTCTTTAGCCATTCGTTACCACGTCCAACCCGGTGATTGGGTAATTGTTGAAACTCCTACCTATCACGGCGCACTTGCCATCCTAGAAAATTTGGGTGCAAAAGTAATTGGGATTCCGATGACGGCAGAAGGGATGAATCTGGAGTTGCTGGAGCAGTATCTCCGCAGCCATCGTCCAAAATTGATCTACACAATCAGTACCCTGCATAACCCGACCGGCATCACGACTTCCCAAACACATCGCCAACAATTACTGTCGCTAGCCGAACATTACGAGTGCCCCATTTTGGAAGACAACGCCTATGAAGGATTAAACTTTGAACCTGTTCCAGCCCCAATTAAAGCGTTGGATCGCCATGATTGGGTTACCTACATTAGTACGTTTTCTAAAACCCTGATGCCTGGATTGCGAGTTGGCTACATGGTGGTGACGGGTCAGCATTATCGACCGATTTTAGAGCAGAAAATCCTTCAAGATCTTCACGTTTCCACGGTTTCCCAGGCGATCGTCCGGGAATTTCTCACTTCAGGGCATTATCGTCGTTACCTCAGCCGCCTTCGTACCAGCAACCTCCAAAGCCGGAATGCTATGCTTCAGGCTTTGGAGCGTTATTTTCCTCAACAGGTATGTTGGACGGTTCCCAAGGGAGGTCTATTTCTCTGGGTACATTTACCAAACGGTCTACCCATGCAGGTGATTTGTCGGGAAGCCTTGGCTCAAAATATTTTGGTTGCCTCTGGAGCGGCGTTTTTTCCAGGACAGCAAGGCTATCCAGCAATGCGTTTAAATTTCTCTCACTCATTAGCAGAAATTGAGCGAGGAATTTTAGTGCTGGGTCGGTTACTCAAACAACATTTGGGATTAGGAATAAGCGCTCAAGAGCCCCAGCTCAAGCGAGAACCCATAACTAATATCCCTTTTGAAACAGTCACTAGCAGTGATCCAGTTTCAAACTTAATTAAGGTTTAA
- the lipA gene encoding lipoyl synthase, whose product MTVKPDWLRVKAPQWERVGNVKEILRDLALNTVCEEASCPNIGECFNAGTATFLIMGPACTRACPYCDIDFEKKPKPLDPTEPERLAQAVQRLRLNHVVITSVNRDDLPDGGAIQFARCIQAIRATSPKTTIEVLIPDLCGNWNALEIILQAQPEVLNHNTETVPRFYRRVRPQGNYDRTMELLKRSHESAPWLYTKSGLMVGLGETDAEIRQVMQDLRAVDCDILTLGQYLQPSQKHLKVEGFIPPTQFDAWKQFGESLGFLQVVSSPLTRSSYHAEQVRELMQRYPRHQF is encoded by the coding sequence GTGACTGTTAAGCCAGACTGGTTGCGGGTCAAAGCGCCTCAATGGGAGCGCGTCGGCAACGTTAAAGAAATTCTGCGGGATTTAGCCCTTAATACAGTTTGCGAGGAAGCCTCTTGTCCTAACATTGGCGAGTGCTTCAACGCCGGAACGGCAACCTTTTTGATTATGGGACCAGCTTGTACGCGCGCCTGTCCCTACTGTGATATCGACTTTGAAAAAAAGCCCAAACCCTTAGACCCCACAGAACCAGAGCGATTGGCGCAGGCGGTGCAGCGACTGAGACTCAATCATGTTGTGATTACCTCTGTGAACCGTGACGATCTGCCGGATGGCGGCGCAATCCAATTTGCCCGGTGTATTCAAGCTATTCGCGCCACATCGCCCAAGACAACAATCGAGGTACTGATCCCAGATTTGTGCGGTAACTGGAATGCTTTAGAAATTATCCTGCAAGCCCAGCCAGAGGTGCTAAACCACAATACAGAAACGGTACCCCGTTTCTATCGACGAGTGCGTCCTCAAGGAAATTATGACCGGACAATGGAACTGCTGAAGCGCTCTCACGAATCTGCTCCTTGGCTCTATACTAAATCTGGTTTAATGGTGGGACTTGGAGAAACCGATGCCGAAATCAGACAAGTTATGCAAGATCTGCGAGCTGTAGATTGCGATATCTTGACGCTTGGGCAATACCTCCAACCAAGCCAAAAACACTTAAAAGTGGAAGGTTTTATCCCACCAACGCAATTTGATGCCTGGAAGCAGTTTGGCGAGTCTCTGGGATTCCTCCAAGTAGTCTCCTCCCCCCTAACCCGCAGTTCTTATCATGCCGAACAGGTGAGGGAATTAATGCAACGTTATCCTCGGCATCAATTTTAG